A genomic stretch from Rubripirellula reticaptiva includes:
- a CDS encoding FliM/FliN family flagellar motor C-terminal domain-containing protein, which translates to MIDLQSKYSKSVLAIKTPVNVTLARQMVPLERIVNLVPGSMLTFDAHCDEPLTLEAGGIPIATGETVKIGDKFGLRVREILTAQKSD; encoded by the coding sequence ATGATCGATCTGCAAAGCAAGTATTCCAAGTCCGTCTTGGCGATCAAAACGCCGGTCAACGTGACGCTGGCCCGCCAAATGGTCCCACTGGAACGGATCGTGAACCTGGTGCCGGGGTCAATGCTGACTTTCGACGCCCATTGTGACGAACCGCTGACGTTGGAAGCCGGTGGAATTCCGATCGCGACAGGCGAAACGGTCAAAATTGGCGACAAGTTCGGATTGCGAGTTCGCGAGATCCTGACCGCTCAGAAATCGGACTGA
- a CDS encoding NRDE family protein, whose product MCLLAVQYRLVPESPILVAANREEYVDRPSLSPSIQSGKPRVLCGIDQKAGGTWLGVNQNGLFVGLCNRATSMPLFGQRSRGSLALDLLRCGSATRAIEKAETEFAKTRYEGCNIIIADAKNGYAIHADERQDVVELQDGLNIIGSRNLNDPDDQRVQMARRLLTLQTLDSPVKFLAVASKVFARAPVGPGRPSMVVRNGDYATVSSTLIALGVKPRDAIYQFSSGAPDKAKYEDYSPMLRDILSRGLREARTKAKATS is encoded by the coding sequence ATGTGCTTACTGGCTGTTCAGTACCGATTGGTCCCCGAAAGTCCGATTTTGGTAGCTGCAAACCGTGAAGAGTACGTCGATAGGCCGAGTTTATCGCCTTCGATCCAATCCGGTAAACCACGGGTTCTTTGTGGAATCGACCAAAAGGCCGGCGGCACTTGGTTGGGCGTTAACCAGAACGGGTTATTTGTCGGCCTTTGCAATCGTGCGACCTCGATGCCCCTGTTCGGGCAACGTTCGCGTGGTTCGCTAGCGTTGGACCTGCTACGCTGTGGATCGGCCACACGGGCGATCGAAAAAGCCGAAACCGAGTTCGCCAAAACTCGTTACGAAGGCTGCAACATCATCATCGCCGATGCCAAGAATGGTTACGCGATCCACGCCGACGAGCGTCAAGACGTCGTCGAACTGCAAGATGGACTGAACATCATCGGTTCGCGCAACTTGAACGATCCCGATGATCAACGCGTGCAAATGGCTCGCAGACTGCTGACTCTGCAAACGCTTGACTCGCCAGTGAAGTTTTTGGCGGTTGCTAGCAAAGTGTTCGCTCGTGCTCCTGTCGGTCCTGGCCGGCCCAGCATGGTGGTTCGCAACGGTGATTACGCAACGGTCAGCAGCACGTTGATCGCGTTGGGTGTGAAGCCGCGCGATGCGATCTATCAGTTCTCGAGCGGTGCACCGGACAAAGCGAAGTACGAAGATTATTCGCCGATGCTGCGTGACATCCTCAGCCGTGGTCTTCGCGAAGCTCGCACGAAAGCAAAAGCGACCAGTTAG
- a CDS encoding NAD-dependent epimerase/dehydratase family protein has product MVDQYLNTLSGARCLVTGGAGFIGSHLIDSLRARGAMVRVLDNFSTGFRHNLDHVKDDKNVEVVEGDASDASVVKKSVDGIDFIFHEAAMASVPRSMREPDLCHAWCATSTVELLRAAAASNVKRLVLASTSAAYGDSTFVSKRESDSIAPLSPYAAAKLSAEAYCKAFNNGFDVETVILRYFNVFGPRQDPQSEYSAVIPRFVSMILSGKPPTIYGNGEQSRDFVYVTDVAKANLLAATVPGIAGRTFNVARGERTTLLELLTTLSGILGREIKPIHEPARVGDIRDSLADVSEARNRLHFEPDMSMAQGLANSIEYYRSIAS; this is encoded by the coding sequence ATGGTTGATCAATACTTGAATACTCTCTCGGGCGCCCGCTGTCTTGTTACCGGCGGCGCTGGTTTCATCGGTTCGCATCTGATCGATTCGTTGCGCGCACGCGGGGCAATGGTTCGAGTGCTCGACAACTTTAGCACCGGTTTCCGGCACAACCTTGATCACGTCAAGGATGACAAGAACGTCGAAGTCGTCGAGGGTGACGCTTCGGATGCTTCGGTCGTCAAGAAGTCCGTCGACGGGATCGACTTTATCTTCCACGAGGCCGCCATGGCCAGCGTTCCGCGCAGCATGCGAGAACCCGACTTGTGTCACGCTTGGTGTGCGACCAGTACCGTCGAACTGCTACGCGCCGCGGCGGCGTCAAACGTCAAACGATTGGTTTTGGCGTCGACCAGTGCGGCCTATGGCGATTCAACGTTTGTGTCCAAGCGTGAATCTGATTCGATTGCACCGCTGTCACCGTACGCCGCGGCAAAGTTGTCAGCCGAAGCGTACTGCAAAGCATTCAACAACGGGTTCGACGTCGAAACCGTGATCCTGCGCTATTTCAACGTCTTTGGCCCTCGCCAAGATCCGCAAAGCGAATACAGCGCCGTCATCCCACGATTCGTTTCGATGATTTTGTCGGGCAAGCCGCCAACGATCTACGGCAATGGCGAACAGTCGCGAGACTTTGTTTACGTGACCGACGTTGCCAAGGCCAACCTGTTGGCCGCTACCGTTCCGGGAATCGCCGGCAGAACGTTCAACGTTGCCCGAGGTGAACGAACGACGTTGCTAGAGCTTTTGACCACGCTCAGTGGGATTCTGGGGCGAGAGATCAAGCCGATCCACGAACCGGCTCGCGTTGGTGACATTCGCGATTCGCTGGCTGATGTGTCGGAAGCTCGAAATCGATTGCACTTCGAACCCGACATGTCGATGGCTCAGGGCCTAGCCAATAGCATCGAGTACTACCGCAGCATCGCTAGCTAA
- a CDS encoding sulfatase family protein, protein MIRSLLILALFCTASFASAADPSGGAQPNIIVIMADDLGYGDVSCNGATSFSTPNIDRMAAEGQRFTSGYCSASTCTPTRYSFLTGTYAFREKGTGIAPPNSPALIPAGMPTVASVLKSAGYKTAVIGKWHLGLGDPKPNWNGDLKPGPLEIGFDHCFLLPTTNDRVPQVFVEDHRVLNLDPADPLWVGDKAPSPDHPTGITHRDELTMDWSHGHNQTIHNGISRIGFYTGGHAARFRDQDLCDRWVSESKTWIEANQKSPFFLFFSSHDLHVPRAVHERFVGKSGLGPRGDAIIELDWCVGELLDTLDELKIAENTLVVFCSDNGPVLDDGYKDDAVEKNGDHHPAGPYQGGKYNVYEGGTRTPMITRWLGKIPAGVSDEMVCTIDFASSFASLAGATLPDDGCLDSLDVSGALLGSPDAEGRDYLVQQDNGQAGNYGLREGHWKLIRNGSKKSKNSKLRLESRNVPEFQLFDLDADIAEQKNVIGQNPEVAKKMKQRLTSVIEAGRSR, encoded by the coding sequence ATGATTCGCTCGCTTCTTATTCTCGCCCTTTTCTGCACGGCATCATTCGCCAGTGCTGCTGACCCTTCGGGCGGTGCCCAGCCCAACATCATCGTCATCATGGCGGACGATCTTGGGTATGGCGATGTTTCCTGTAACGGCGCGACGAGCTTTTCGACGCCAAACATTGATCGGATGGCGGCCGAAGGACAACGGTTCACCAGTGGTTACTGTTCCGCATCGACATGCACGCCTACAAGGTATTCGTTTCTGACCGGCACCTATGCGTTTCGCGAAAAGGGCACCGGAATTGCGCCACCAAACAGTCCAGCATTGATCCCCGCGGGTATGCCAACGGTTGCATCGGTGCTTAAAAGTGCAGGGTACAAGACCGCGGTGATTGGCAAGTGGCACCTTGGATTAGGCGACCCCAAACCCAACTGGAATGGCGATCTGAAACCGGGGCCGTTGGAGATCGGTTTTGACCATTGTTTCCTGTTGCCGACTACCAATGATCGAGTGCCACAGGTGTTCGTCGAAGACCACCGCGTTCTGAATCTTGATCCGGCTGACCCGCTATGGGTGGGCGACAAAGCTCCGTCACCTGACCATCCAACCGGGATCACCCACCGCGATGAATTGACCATGGATTGGTCGCACGGTCACAACCAAACGATTCACAACGGCATCAGCCGCATTGGTTTTTACACCGGCGGACATGCTGCACGTTTTCGCGACCAAGATTTGTGTGATCGCTGGGTCTCGGAATCAAAGACTTGGATCGAAGCCAATCAAAAGTCACCATTCTTTCTGTTCTTTTCGTCGCACGACTTGCACGTGCCTCGCGCTGTGCACGAACGGTTTGTGGGTAAGAGCGGCTTGGGACCACGCGGTGACGCGATCATCGAACTGGATTGGTGTGTTGGTGAGTTGCTCGACACCTTGGACGAACTGAAAATTGCCGAAAACACGTTGGTCGTTTTTTGCAGCGATAACGGACCGGTCTTGGATGACGGCTACAAAGATGACGCCGTTGAAAAGAATGGCGATCACCATCCTGCTGGACCGTACCAAGGCGGCAAGTACAACGTTTACGAAGGCGGCACGCGCACGCCGATGATCACTCGTTGGTTGGGGAAAATTCCGGCCGGCGTAAGCGATGAAATGGTCTGCACGATCGACTTTGCGTCCAGCTTTGCCTCGCTTGCTGGTGCGACGTTGCCGGACGATGGTTGCTTGGACAGCCTTGACGTGTCGGGCGCGCTACTCGGTTCCCCCGACGCAGAAGGTCGCGATTACTTGGTGCAACAAGACAATGGGCAAGCCGGAAACTACGGGCTGCGCGAAGGTCATTGGAAGCTAATTCGAAATGGTTCCAAGAAGTCGAAGAACTCGAAGCTGCGATTAGAAAGTCGCAACGTTCCCGAGTTTCAACTTTTCGATCTCGATGCCGACATTGCCGAGCAAAAAAACGTCATTGGTCAAAACCCAGAAGTCGCTAAGAAAATGAAGCAACGGCTGACGTCGGTGATCGAAGCTGGCCGTAGTCGCTAG
- a CDS encoding DUF1549 domain-containing protein — protein MLARHLILLFASLAVSHGVSVATDNAEAENVEPTVSQTIDRMLAESWESDSIKATPLSDDSEFLRRVWLDLAGVAPPVWEVRNFLSDDDPSKRRAKRIELIDRLLQSPRHAVHMASRWTDAMLPSSSQTDPAQRSSVASLQEWLRLQFLANTPYDHLVGKFLTAGGAGDSGPAIFYTSNSLQPEKLAAATSRIFMGIQIQCAQCHDHPMDRWTQEDFWAYAAFFAQLSSSQSGMNQQAILEDRPGGEVRLPDTDTIVSPRYPGVASKPERDPADNRRRQLTIWLASRDNPYFARAAVNRVWGHLFGQGIVDPVDAMDAANRPSHPRLLDYLADQFTAHRFDLRWLYRTLAITDAYGHTSRLVGDAAPPPSSFAAMPVKTLSAAQFYDSMAQNVFHRTDDALAINRDQFLTRMSFPGSSSRDYPLGMVQVLALLNGDATTLATDASQSGLMAAVEAPFFDDSSIVETIFMATVSRRPTKTETAMFVKHLTEPDSPNEKHQAISDLVWVLINSAESAMCP, from the coding sequence ATGCTTGCTCGTCACTTGATATTGCTGTTCGCATCGCTCGCGGTGAGCCACGGTGTCAGCGTGGCGACCGACAATGCTGAGGCCGAAAACGTCGAGCCGACGGTTTCGCAAACGATCGACCGCATGTTAGCTGAATCATGGGAATCCGATTCGATCAAGGCAACGCCCCTCAGCGACGACTCTGAGTTTCTTCGCCGCGTTTGGCTGGACTTGGCCGGCGTCGCACCGCCGGTTTGGGAAGTTCGAAATTTCTTAAGCGATGACGACCCGAGCAAACGCCGCGCAAAACGAATCGAGCTGATTGATCGGTTGCTGCAATCACCACGGCACGCCGTTCACATGGCTTCGCGTTGGACTGATGCGATGCTGCCATCGTCGTCGCAAACCGATCCGGCCCAACGATCCAGCGTCGCGTCGTTGCAGGAATGGCTACGACTTCAGTTTCTCGCGAACACGCCCTACGACCACTTGGTGGGTAAGTTCTTGACGGCGGGCGGCGCCGGTGATTCAGGGCCAGCGATCTTTTATACGTCAAATTCGCTTCAGCCAGAAAAACTTGCGGCCGCTACGTCGCGCATCTTCATGGGGATCCAAATCCAGTGTGCCCAGTGCCATGACCATCCGATGGATCGCTGGACGCAAGAAGACTTCTGGGCCTATGCGGCGTTCTTTGCGCAGTTGAGTTCGTCTCAATCGGGGATGAACCAGCAAGCGATCTTGGAAGACCGCCCCGGCGGCGAAGTACGTCTGCCGGACACCGACACGATCGTCTCGCCTCGTTACCCGGGGGTGGCGTCGAAACCCGAGCGTGACCCCGCCGATAACCGGCGGCGACAATTGACGATCTGGCTGGCTTCGCGAGACAACCCGTACTTTGCTCGTGCGGCCGTCAACCGCGTTTGGGGGCATCTATTCGGACAAGGAATCGTGGATCCCGTTGATGCGATGGACGCTGCGAACAGACCATCGCACCCGAGACTGCTGGACTACTTGGCCGATCAATTTACGGCGCATCGTTTCGATCTGCGTTGGCTTTACCGAACATTGGCGATCACCGATGCTTATGGCCATACCAGCCGACTTGTCGGCGATGCCGCGCCACCGCCCTCGTCGTTTGCCGCCATGCCCGTGAAAACGTTGTCGGCGGCACAGTTCTACGACAGCATGGCCCAGAACGTTTTTCACCGAACCGACGATGCACTCGCCATCAATCGTGATCAGTTTCTGACTCGGATGAGCTTCCCTGGGTCATCGTCACGCGACTATCCCCTTGGCATGGTCCAAGTCCTGGCACTGCTTAACGGTGACGCGACGACCCTGGCAACAGACGCTAGCCAAAGCGGATTGATGGCGGCCGTTGAGGCACCGTTTTTTGATGATTCATCGATCGTCGAAACGATTTTCATGGCTACCGTTTCGCGTCGGCCAACCAAAACGGAGACCGCCATGTTTGTAAAACACCTGACGGAACCGGATTCGCCCAATGAAAAGCACCAGGCGATCAGCGACTTGGTTTGGGTGCTGATCAACTCGGCTGAATCGGCAATGTGCCCGTGA
- a CDS encoding DUF1501 domain-containing protein, whose translation MNPNLMISRRHWLKSASASVATVASSGWLPTLSAATEVAGRERKHCILLWMSGGPSQIDTFDMKPKHGNGGSIKEVSTSVPGIRFSEHLPRLAKHADSLAILRGVSTKEGDHQRGATLMRTGFMTGAPVNYPSIGCSLSKALVSDFGSDGTLPAYVTIAPGPLGRESIRPGFLGPKYAATAVEASGVDAQAFAQLRVDFLDRAGNITSKRMETRLKLWRSMQQDYLQSRPSDNVIAHDTVYRSAIEMMNSDAKSAFDLSSESNEVREKYGRGSFGQGCLMARRLIERGAPLVEVTLGDGLGWDTHADNFAAVGRLCEQLDRGWATLMDELRDRDLLERTTILWAGEFGRTPQINNMGGRDHYPQAFTCVLAGGGVAGGQAYGETSKDGREVVDGKMDQKDLLSTLCGALGVNPSTENIAEGGRPIAIADGQVIDKVVRS comes from the coding sequence ATGAATCCAAATCTTATGATCAGTCGTCGACACTGGCTAAAGTCAGCGAGCGCAAGCGTCGCGACGGTAGCTTCGAGCGGCTGGCTACCGACGTTATCCGCGGCGACGGAGGTGGCCGGACGCGAGCGAAAGCACTGCATTTTGCTGTGGATGTCGGGCGGTCCTAGCCAGATCGACACGTTCGATATGAAACCGAAGCACGGCAACGGCGGCTCGATCAAGGAAGTCTCGACAAGCGTTCCCGGCATCAGATTCAGCGAACATTTACCGCGTTTGGCCAAACACGCCGATTCGCTGGCCATCCTGCGAGGCGTCAGCACGAAGGAAGGCGACCACCAACGTGGTGCGACGCTGATGCGAACCGGCTTCATGACGGGCGCACCTGTGAATTACCCGTCGATCGGATGTTCGCTATCGAAGGCGTTGGTGTCGGATTTCGGCTCGGACGGTACTTTACCCGCCTACGTCACGATCGCGCCGGGACCACTGGGACGCGAGTCGATTCGGCCCGGATTCTTGGGCCCTAAGTATGCAGCAACTGCCGTCGAAGCCAGCGGCGTCGACGCCCAAGCGTTTGCCCAGTTGCGAGTCGACTTCTTGGATCGAGCCGGCAACATCACATCCAAACGTATGGAGACGCGGCTCAAACTGTGGCGTTCGATGCAGCAGGACTATTTGCAGTCACGGCCGAGCGATAACGTGATCGCCCACGACACCGTCTATCGCTCGGCAATCGAAATGATGAACAGCGATGCAAAGTCAGCGTTTGATCTGTCGAGCGAATCCAACGAGGTTCGCGAAAAGTATGGCCGTGGTAGTTTCGGGCAAGGTTGTTTGATGGCGAGACGGCTGATTGAGCGAGGCGCACCGCTGGTCGAAGTCACGCTTGGCGACGGGCTAGGCTGGGACACTCACGCCGACAACTTCGCCGCGGTCGGCCGTCTTTGCGAGCAACTCGACCGAGGCTGGGCGACCTTGATGGACGAACTACGCGACCGCGATTTACTGGAACGGACAACGATCCTGTGGGCGGGCGAGTTCGGGCGTACACCCCAGATCAACAACATGGGTGGACGCGACCATTACCCACAAGCGTTCACATGCGTGTTGGCGGGCGGTGGCGTTGCAGGTGGCCAAGCGTATGGCGAGACCAGCAAAGATGGCCGCGAAGTCGTTGACGGAAAGATGGACCAAAAGGATCTACTGTCGACACTTTGCGGCGCACTTGGTGTCAATCCATCCACAGAGAACATCGCCGAGGGCGGCCGCCCGATCGCTATCGCCGACGGACAAGTGATCGACAAGGTGGTTCGATCTTGA
- a CDS encoding aminoglycoside phosphotransferase family protein, with amino-acid sequence MKSNQTSMIELPDDVHEFIRQVTGASSVFDASIVQSLWSGYGQIYRVHLVGSAAESVIVKHVRPPSKSDHPRGWDGDQSHQRKLRSYEVELHWYRDFAARCDGDVRVPHCYGTTSGDGQIMFVLEDLDAAGYPLRRGSLNRSGVTMGLRYLANFHATFLGVSPTGLWKRGTYWHLETRPDELAAMGTCDLKRFAADIDSALNGCRFQTLVHGDAKVANFCFSADGSAIAAVDFQYVGGGCGMKDVAYFLGSCQDDSQCERDESLLLDTYFEAFHSRRAKIVGKTDGTIGRELESEWRSMYPVAWADFTRFMLGWCPGHSKLTRYSHDVAARVVEQIRSSRSL; translated from the coding sequence ATGAAATCGAATCAAACATCCATGATAGAACTTCCCGATGACGTTCACGAATTTATCCGTCAGGTAACGGGTGCATCGTCGGTGTTCGATGCGTCGATCGTGCAGTCGCTGTGGAGCGGTTATGGGCAGATCTACCGCGTACACTTAGTGGGCAGTGCAGCCGAGTCCGTGATCGTCAAACACGTTCGGCCGCCCAGCAAGTCCGATCACCCACGAGGTTGGGACGGCGATCAATCGCATCAGCGGAAACTGCGATCGTACGAAGTCGAACTGCATTGGTACCGTGACTTTGCTGCTCGCTGTGACGGTGACGTTCGGGTTCCTCATTGCTATGGGACAACCTCAGGCGACGGCCAGATCATGTTCGTCCTGGAAGACCTTGATGCGGCTGGTTATCCGCTGCGTCGAGGTTCGTTGAATCGAAGCGGTGTGACGATGGGGCTGCGATACTTGGCGAATTTTCATGCAACGTTCTTAGGAGTTTCGCCGACCGGGTTGTGGAAAAGGGGAACGTATTGGCATCTCGAAACTCGCCCCGATGAGTTGGCTGCGATGGGAACGTGTGATCTGAAACGCTTCGCCGCCGACATCGATTCGGCTCTGAACGGTTGTCGCTTTCAAACGCTGGTTCACGGCGACGCGAAGGTTGCCAATTTCTGTTTTTCGGCGGACGGATCGGCAATCGCAGCCGTTGATTTTCAATACGTCGGTGGCGGATGCGGAATGAAAGACGTCGCCTACTTCTTAGGAAGCTGCCAGGACGATTCTCAGTGCGAGCGTGATGAATCGTTGTTGTTGGACACCTATTTTGAAGCCTTCCACAGTCGTCGTGCTAAAATCGTCGGAAAGACTGACGGAACCATTGGCCGCGAACTTGAATCTGAATGGCGATCGATGTACCCGGTCGCTTGGGCCGACTTCACTCGGTTCATGCTGGGGTGGTGCCCAGGCCACTCGAAATTGACTCGGTACAGCCATGATGTGGCCGCCCGAGTCGTTGAACAAATTCGATCGTCTCGGTCGTTGTGA
- a CDS encoding fluoride efflux transporter FluC, with translation MTTWTNLIAIAGGGALGSVSRYFITLVAIAIPGGSSMLGTTIANVIGCAALGGLIEYSAGEAILDERLRLALQVGFLGSLTTFSTFSSESASLAMDQRWLLTGLYLAANMVLGWAVLIGAAAVVKGWNA, from the coding sequence ATGACAACTTGGACCAATTTGATAGCAATCGCCGGGGGAGGAGCCCTCGGTTCGGTCAGTCGCTATTTCATCACTTTAGTCGCAATTGCGATCCCAGGTGGATCATCAATGTTGGGCACCACGATCGCCAATGTGATCGGATGTGCCGCATTAGGCGGACTGATCGAATACAGCGCTGGCGAAGCGATCCTGGACGAGCGGCTTCGATTGGCACTTCAAGTCGGATTTCTGGGTAGTTTAACCACCTTCTCGACGTTTTCGTCCGAGTCAGCGTCGTTGGCGATGGACCAGCGATGGTTACTGACGGGACTATATTTAGCCGCCAACATGGTGCTGGGCTGGGCTGTTTTGATCGGTGCCGCAGCCGTCGTCAAAGGATGGAACGCATGA
- a CDS encoding YCF48-related protein — MKNMTLGNQSCATHSFFCVLVAVGLLNLATVTKAKADLPESPPGYAETETLRADATLRSIAFQDASHGIAVGDRGMIVTTDDGGKSWIPRSSGIGCRIDDVVWTGPGRAVAVGGAYDAITRISRAVVLVTNDNGQRWLRGDDRELPRLKSVTVNEDGTLTADGDWSHPSLTRQFESRNAGRTWTGVGDPELMRPTPPQRPTGSSEFLAWAQATSTAVAIRDACQVGSSSVCAVGDHGTILISEDNGTTWTTRRGKDRRTAVLMIARTAESVAWSILGSESLESRHRTSVLIDDLGANNNDDADPIDLANQFSVTLGASGADRFRTVGEDPNEAALRWIAVMRPAVVLIDETLSTDTKQAFFQAATAAGVQRVAHYSTTLSQSTTLHSGALLPKTGVLASDLASDAMHLVAPEHTDIDSLSLTFVYDADPSHRTGESTASGLSLHSGRMLSPRSSPASRRQLQIIQARMKQSHRITQLLDTQGSREPFEKSLASVLDQTAKEDQFRLAWSILAKTKTTESASIQTHKAVLDEISRRFADQSAGKWAKLRLQSINHSTEWRRLNSILQASNVSLASATVPATRSVAVSPFQSGPQQNNAPENYFTDSTFLDPSMPGQVQQVSAIAPVVVPRPDLIEYTGATRAKAAAEVDLTWEFHPSVLLGMEASRRRGDDSSLQAITSSHSPNASHDMSEQPASLRQLSESRGNPWAGLLRSRGSQVIHAHHTPKPPHLDGVLDDACWQLNQASTDTPLRMSYDDDYIYAAFVCPSSSINRDDFDRDRATPRDNDLSKTDRMRICLDVDKDLFTSMQFQSSVARRTHDSIDGNAAWQPTWYLDVKEAKGLDGNSTTTFEIAILRRDIIDLPIQADSPWGETSWFVSAMILPGKSQSSTPTMPNPSDWMRVVFK, encoded by the coding sequence ATGAAGAACATGACCCTCGGCAATCAGTCCTGTGCTACCCACAGTTTTTTTTGCGTTCTGGTGGCGGTTGGCCTCCTAAACCTCGCAACAGTCACAAAAGCCAAGGCGGATTTGCCCGAGTCCCCCCCTGGGTATGCGGAAACCGAGACGCTGCGTGCCGACGCCACCCTGCGTTCGATCGCCTTCCAAGATGCCAGTCACGGGATAGCCGTCGGTGATCGCGGTATGATCGTCACCACCGACGATGGCGGAAAATCGTGGATTCCACGTTCAAGCGGCATCGGGTGCCGGATCGACGATGTGGTCTGGACAGGGCCCGGCCGAGCGGTCGCGGTCGGCGGTGCCTACGACGCGATCACTCGCATCAGCCGAGCGGTGGTACTAGTCACAAACGACAACGGCCAACGCTGGCTGCGAGGCGACGACCGTGAACTTCCGCGACTCAAATCAGTCACGGTCAACGAAGACGGAACGTTGACGGCGGATGGCGATTGGTCCCATCCATCGCTGACTCGTCAATTTGAAAGCCGAAATGCGGGACGTACGTGGACCGGCGTTGGCGATCCCGAATTGATGCGTCCCACCCCGCCACAACGACCGACCGGGTCATCCGAATTTCTGGCGTGGGCCCAAGCAACCTCCACCGCTGTCGCGATCCGGGATGCTTGCCAAGTCGGCTCCTCGTCGGTGTGCGCCGTCGGCGACCACGGCACGATCTTGATCAGCGAAGACAACGGAACCACTTGGACGACCCGGCGAGGCAAGGATCGTCGCACCGCCGTCTTGATGATCGCTCGCACCGCCGAATCGGTCGCGTGGTCGATCCTAGGCAGCGAGTCGCTAGAGTCTCGCCATCGCACCTCGGTGCTGATCGATGACTTGGGCGCGAACAACAACGACGACGCCGACCCGATCGACTTAGCCAATCAGTTTTCCGTCACGCTCGGTGCCAGCGGTGCCGACCGATTCAGAACCGTCGGGGAAGATCCCAACGAAGCCGCGCTGCGATGGATTGCCGTGATGCGGCCCGCCGTCGTGTTGATCGACGAGACCTTGTCGACCGATACGAAGCAGGCTTTCTTTCAAGCGGCGACCGCCGCCGGCGTCCAACGCGTCGCTCACTACAGCACGACGTTGTCGCAGTCCACAACCCTGCATTCCGGCGCGCTACTTCCCAAAACCGGCGTCCTAGCCAGCGATTTGGCCAGTGACGCGATGCACCTGGTTGCGCCGGAGCACACCGATATTGATTCGCTTTCGCTAACCTTTGTTTATGACGCTGACCCATCGCATCGAACTGGCGAATCCACGGCATCCGGTTTATCGCTCCATTCGGGGCGAATGCTATCGCCGCGATCATCACCTGCATCTCGCCGACAGCTGCAGATCATTCAAGCTCGAATGAAACAATCTCATCGAATTACTCAATTGCTTGATACCCAAGGGTCGCGCGAACCGTTCGAGAAGTCGTTGGCTTCGGTACTCGACCAAACCGCCAAAGAAGACCAGTTCCGATTGGCGTGGTCCATTTTGGCGAAAACGAAAACGACCGAGTCAGCGAGCATCCAGACGCACAAAGCGGTGCTCGACGAAATTTCGCGTCGGTTCGCTGACCAATCGGCTGGAAAATGGGCCAAGCTACGCCTGCAATCAATCAATCATAGCACCGAATGGCGGCGTCTAAATTCAATCTTGCAAGCCAGCAACGTGTCGTTGGCAAGTGCGACCGTACCTGCCACGCGATCCGTGGCCGTGTCACCATTCCAGTCAGGACCGCAACAAAACAATGCACCCGAGAACTACTTTACGGACTCGACGTTCCTAGATCCGTCGATGCCTGGCCAAGTCCAACAGGTCTCGGCGATCGCACCGGTCGTAGTGCCTCGTCCCGACTTGATCGAGTACACCGGCGCGACCAGAGCCAAAGCCGCCGCCGAAGTGGATCTGACCTGGGAATTCCATCCCTCGGTGCTGTTGGGAATGGAAGCATCAAGACGACGAGGCGACGACTCTTCGCTGCAGGCCATCACTTCATCGCACAGCCCGAATGCATCTCACGACATGAGCGAACAACCTGCCAGCCTCCGTCAATTGTCCGAATCACGCGGCAATCCTTGGGCCGGACTGCTGCGTTCTCGTGGTTCCCAAGTCATCCACGCGCACCACACGCCCAAACCGCCGCATCTCGACGGTGTCCTTGACGATGCCTGTTGGCAACTCAATCAAGCGTCAACCGACACTCCGCTGCGAATGTCCTACGACGACGACTACATCTACGCTGCCTTTGTTTGCCCTTCGTCATCAATCAACCGCGATGACTTTGATCGCGATCGTGCGACGCCGCGTGACAACGACTTATCCAAGACCGATCGGATGCGAATTTGTCTTGATGTCGACAAAGACCTGTTCACGTCGATGCAATTTCAATCCAGCGTCGCCCGCCGCACCCATGACTCGATCGATGGCAACGCGGCGTGGCAACCGACGTGGTACCTGGACGTGAAGGAAGCGAAAGGACTTGATGGAAACAGCACGACAACTTTCGAGATCGCGATCCTGCGGCGCGACATCATTGATCTGCCAATCCAAGCAGATTCGCCGTGGGGCGAAACCAGTTGGTTCGTCTCGGCGATGATTCTGCCCGGCAAATCTCAATCGTCGACGCCGACCATGCCAAATCCATCGGATTGGATGCGAGTCGTGTTCAAATAA